From Sporosarcina sp. FSL W7-1349, a single genomic window includes:
- a CDS encoding ABC transporter ATP-binding protein, producing MLKVSNLVAGYGNIQILRNLSFEVKRGELVTILGTNGAGKTTTMRAISGILPLTSGEIHFDGQPIHKKTTEQIVKSGLIQVPEGRKLFSDMTVLENLELGAFTKHTRKNLQKNMDYCFELFPILKERKTQIAGTMSGGQQQMLAIGRALMSEPKLLILDEPSIGLSPLLTQQVFDIISEIKENGVTVLLVEQNVNQALSHADRGYVLENGEIVMEGMAKDLLNDEKLKASYLGITT from the coding sequence ATGCTTAAAGTATCTAACTTAGTAGCCGGCTATGGAAATATACAAATATTGCGGAACCTCTCTTTTGAAGTAAAACGGGGTGAACTTGTTACGATATTAGGAACGAACGGAGCGGGAAAAACAACAACGATGAGAGCCATTTCTGGAATCCTCCCCCTTACATCGGGAGAGATTCATTTTGACGGCCAGCCAATCCACAAAAAGACGACCGAACAAATTGTGAAAAGTGGATTGATTCAAGTGCCCGAAGGCAGAAAGCTTTTTTCGGATATGACGGTACTGGAGAATCTGGAGTTGGGCGCTTTTACAAAGCATACAAGAAAGAACCTCCAGAAAAACATGGACTATTGCTTCGAGTTGTTTCCCATTTTGAAAGAGAGAAAAACACAGATTGCCGGAACGATGAGTGGCGGCCAACAGCAAATGCTGGCGATCGGCCGAGCGCTGATGTCTGAGCCTAAACTTCTCATTCTGGATGAGCCGTCCATTGGTCTGTCTCCGTTGCTGACCCAGCAAGTATTTGATATCATTTCTGAAATCAAAGAGAACGGAGTGACGGTCCTGCTGGTGGAGCAAAACGTCAATCAGGCATTATCCCACGCCGATCGGGGATACGTGCTAGAAAACGGAGAAATTGTCATGGAAGGTATGGCAAAAGACTTATTGAATGATGAAAAGCTGAAAGCATCCTACTTGGGTATCACGACATAG
- a CDS encoding ABC transporter ATP-binding protein has protein sequence MVLLQLEKVTKRFSGLVAVNQVDLTLNRGEILGLIGPNGAGKTTLFHSICGFHQSEEGVIEFEGENIRSLKPEYICKKGIARTFQIVQPFGNLTLLENVIVGAFNTVSKYQEAKEIAMEQLEYLGMADKAHVRMKDLTFAEQKKVEVARALATKPKLLFLDEVMSGLNPSEVNEFIELIKDIRNKGITILFIEHLMSAVMALSDRVVVMHLGQKIAEGRPEEVTKDPRVVEAYLGEELKHA, from the coding sequence ATGGTTCTATTGCAATTAGAAAAGGTGACGAAACGATTTTCCGGTTTGGTCGCTGTCAATCAAGTGGATCTGACATTAAATCGAGGAGAAATACTTGGACTGATCGGACCGAACGGCGCCGGAAAAACTACTTTGTTCCACTCTATCTGCGGATTTCACCAGTCCGAAGAAGGAGTGATTGAATTTGAAGGGGAAAATATTCGTTCATTAAAACCAGAGTACATTTGTAAAAAAGGAATTGCACGGACCTTCCAAATTGTGCAGCCTTTTGGAAATCTTACATTGCTGGAAAATGTTATCGTGGGCGCGTTTAATACGGTTAGCAAGTATCAAGAGGCGAAAGAAATTGCCATGGAACAGCTCGAATACTTGGGCATGGCCGATAAGGCTCACGTACGGATGAAGGACTTAACTTTCGCCGAACAAAAGAAAGTTGAAGTAGCGCGTGCTCTGGCTACAAAACCGAAGCTGCTGTTTTTAGATGAGGTCATGTCGGGATTGAACCCGTCGGAAGTAAACGAGTTTATCGAGCTGATCAAAGACATTCGAAACAAAGGAATTACCATTTTATTCATCGAGCACTTGATGTCCGCTGTCATGGCATTATCGGATCGTGTGGTTGTTATGCATCTCGGCCAAAAAATAGCGGAGGGAAGGCCGGAAGAAGTAACGAAGGACCCAAGAGTGGTGGAGGCCTATCTAGGGGAGGAGTTAAAACATGCTTAA
- a CDS encoding branched-chain amino acid ABC transporter permease, whose translation MKKSFLFSLIALIALACVPLFVKDQYFMHISILILYYSLVSQAWNILSGYSGQFSFGHAAFFGTGAYTSSILLTKYSVSPWIGMLIGAVIAALIGLFIGFLSFRYKLRGAYFALGTLAFAEILRIIVQNSDYFNKTLGVLITINPEPLMYQFSTRVGYYYTILILTALATLLVYFISRSRLGYNLVAIRENEEAAQSLGVNTFKNKLVAISLSAALTAIGGTFYAQYILYIEPPTTFGNDVSVAILLPAIIGGMGTILGPFVGSLVIVPLGEMTAKIFGGFAGVHLMAYGIILVVVILFLPGGIVGWIQDRLRAKQMRRGD comes from the coding sequence ATGAAAAAATCATTTCTATTTTCCCTAATCGCTTTAATAGCCTTGGCCTGTGTACCACTGTTTGTAAAGGATCAGTATTTTATGCATATTTCTATACTTATCCTTTATTATTCATTGGTCAGTCAAGCTTGGAATATTTTGAGCGGCTACTCGGGCCAATTTTCTTTTGGTCATGCTGCTTTCTTTGGAACCGGTGCATACACTTCGTCCATCCTATTAACGAAATACTCCGTATCTCCTTGGATTGGCATGCTGATAGGTGCGGTAATTGCTGCGTTAATAGGACTGTTTATCGGCTTTCTTTCATTCCGTTATAAGCTTCGAGGCGCTTATTTTGCGCTCGGAACACTGGCTTTTGCAGAAATTCTTCGGATTATTGTTCAGAATTCCGATTACTTTAATAAAACTTTAGGCGTATTGATTACGATTAATCCGGAGCCGCTTATGTACCAATTCAGTACGAGAGTGGGATATTATTACACTATTTTAATTTTGACGGCCCTTGCCACGCTGCTAGTTTACTTTATCAGCCGATCCAGACTTGGCTATAACTTGGTCGCCATCCGGGAGAATGAAGAAGCGGCTCAATCACTTGGCGTCAATACATTTAAAAACAAGCTGGTCGCTATTTCATTGAGCGCGGCGTTAACAGCAATCGGCGGAACATTTTATGCACAGTATATTCTTTATATCGAACCGCCAACGACATTCGGTAATGATGTTTCAGTCGCCATTTTGCTTCCTGCCATTATTGGAGGTATGGGAACAATACTCGGTCCTTTTGTTGGCTCTTTGGTCATCGTTCCGCTTGGCGAAATGACAGCCAAAATTTTTGGCGGATTTGCAGGTGTCCACCTAATGGCTTATGGAATTATCCTGGTAGTTGTCATCTTATTTTTACCGGGCGGCATTGTTGGATGGATTCAGGACCGATTAAGGGCGAAGCAAATGAGAAGAGGTGATTGA
- a CDS encoding branched-chain amino acid ABC transporter permease yields the protein MSFGLFLQSLIDGLLMGGIYGLVAMGLTLIFGVMKIINFAQGALMMLGMYVTYWLFALIGLNPYLSIPLSALVLFGVGVLIQKGILSRMMDAPEHNQLLVTLGIMLFLENFALVLFSPDFRSIKIEGMPATLSVLSLNVHTAKLIAFIFAVVLAILLFWFLRSTFLGKAIRATSIERQGAALVGINTSKINYIAFGLGAALAAVAGSLITPFFYTSPDVGAAFILKAFVVVVLGGLGNFIGALVGGLMIGVAEALGGAVLPGSLKELMTYLIFILVLLFKPNGLFGGKAR from the coding sequence ATGTCATTTGGTTTATTCCTTCAATCGCTGATCGATGGTTTATTAATGGGGGGAATTTATGGCCTGGTAGCAATGGGCTTAACTCTGATCTTTGGAGTTATGAAGATTATTAACTTTGCACAAGGTGCGCTCATGATGCTTGGTATGTACGTCACTTATTGGCTCTTTGCTTTAATAGGTTTGAATCCATACTTATCTATCCCCCTCAGTGCACTTGTTTTGTTTGGGGTGGGGGTACTTATTCAAAAAGGGATACTGTCCAGAATGATGGATGCTCCTGAACATAACCAACTGCTTGTAACCCTGGGCATTATGTTATTTTTGGAGAATTTCGCCCTTGTCCTATTCAGCCCCGACTTCCGCAGTATTAAGATTGAGGGAATGCCGGCAACGCTTTCGGTTCTTTCATTAAATGTACATACGGCGAAATTAATTGCATTTATCTTTGCAGTCGTCCTTGCTATTTTACTGTTCTGGTTTTTGCGGAGCACGTTTTTGGGCAAGGCGATCCGGGCCACTTCCATTGAACGGCAGGGCGCTGCCCTAGTTGGCATCAACACGAGCAAGATCAATTATATTGCGTTCGGTCTTGGCGCCGCGCTTGCTGCAGTTGCGGGAAGCTTGATCACTCCTTTTTTCTACACCTCTCCTGACGTAGGAGCAGCTTTTATATTAAAGGCATTCGTCGTTGTCGTGCTGGGCGGGCTCGGCAATTTTATCGGCGCCTTAGTCGGCGGTTTGATGATCGGAGTTGCGGAAGCCTTGGGCGGAGCCGTTCTACCGGGAAGTTTAAAAGAGTTGATGACGTATTTAATCTTTATTCTAGTGCTTTTGTTTAAGCCTAATGGTTTGTTTGGAGGGAAAGCGCGATGA
- a CDS encoding ABC transporter substrate-binding protein, translated as MKKKMLFLFMAVLLLIATACSDSSGNAESSGSSSGGGKDNVVKIGSLHPLSGGLAMEGQEMRDAIRLAVEETNEAGGIQSLGGAKVELVEADHEGAPEKGVSEVNNLERAGVLGIIGTYASGVALPATQEAERSGIPFVIDIGSADELTERGFKYTFRLQPPATSFSKDFLNYYEELNKSADTPLKTAVLIHEDSVFGSSVAKAIEEHANEYGLEVLATLPHAASAADLSSTINRVKSLNPDIVATTTYLRDGVMLVEGLHNAGVKSKAIIGVANGAFSNASFITDSADINNLIMDVNYSINPKSELTAEVKAKFKEKYNKNLGPNAAYSYMAAKVLIDAIERAGKNDRDAVQKALTETDYHDHILPQDSIKFDEKGQNMNASAVLNQIFDGETKVVYPEAFKEEDPVYPAN; from the coding sequence ATGAAGAAAAAAATGTTGTTTCTATTTATGGCAGTTCTGCTTCTAATTGCGACCGCGTGTAGTGATTCTTCGGGCAATGCAGAATCAAGTGGCAGCTCATCCGGAGGCGGGAAGGATAATGTTGTGAAAATTGGTTCTCTCCATCCATTAAGTGGGGGACTTGCAATGGAAGGGCAGGAAATGCGCGATGCAATCCGGCTGGCAGTAGAGGAAACAAACGAAGCTGGGGGAATACAATCTTTGGGGGGAGCGAAAGTAGAATTAGTTGAAGCAGATCACGAAGGTGCGCCGGAAAAAGGCGTTTCCGAAGTGAATAACTTGGAGCGAGCAGGAGTTCTTGGAATTATCGGAACCTATGCAAGCGGCGTTGCGTTGCCGGCAACACAAGAAGCTGAGCGTTCTGGCATTCCGTTCGTAATTGATATTGGTTCTGCGGATGAACTGACTGAACGGGGTTTTAAATATACTTTTCGTCTGCAGCCACCAGCCACATCTTTCTCGAAAGATTTCCTGAATTATTATGAAGAGTTGAATAAGTCGGCAGATACTCCATTGAAAACGGCAGTACTCATCCACGAAGACAGTGTATTCGGATCAAGCGTAGCTAAAGCAATTGAGGAACATGCCAATGAATATGGACTGGAAGTACTGGCTACATTGCCGCACGCTGCTTCTGCTGCAGATTTATCATCTACCATTAACCGTGTTAAATCGCTTAATCCTGATATTGTAGCTACTACAACGTATTTAAGGGATGGAGTAATGCTGGTTGAAGGATTGCACAATGCCGGCGTTAAGTCAAAAGCGATTATCGGTGTAGCTAACGGTGCATTCAGTAATGCAAGCTTCATTACAGATTCAGCAGACATTAATAATCTCATTATGGACGTCAACTATTCAATTAATCCAAAAAGCGAGCTAACGGCTGAGGTTAAAGCGAAATTTAAAGAAAAATACAATAAAAATCTAGGACCGAATGCTGCTTATTCGTATATGGCAGCTAAGGTGCTCATTGATGCAATTGAACGAGCTGGTAAAAATGATCGGGATGCTGTTCAGAAAGCACTGACTGAAACAGATTATCATGATCATATCCTACCGCAGGACTCAATCAAATTTGACGAAAAAGGACAAAACATGAATGCCAGCGCAGTTCTGAATCAAATCTTTGATGGTGAGACAAAAGTTGTTTATCCGGAAGCGTTTAAGGAAGAAGATCCGGTTTACCCTGCAAATTAA